Within the Thermostichus lividus PCC 6715 genome, the region CTGGGCATTCTTAATGTCTGAGCACTCAGGAGACTGTTTTTTAGAAGACACGAATGAAACCATTGCGCAACTGCTGACCCAGTGCTGGGACATTACCCCCTGTGCCCGCTGCCAAATGCCCATTGCCTTGCCTTGTAATGGCTTACCACCGATTCACTGTCCCTGCGCTAGCCTTGGGAACTGGCCGAATTTTGATCTGCCCCTTCCCCGTGCCCCCATCAACCCCCGTACGCATCTGCTGTCGCTACAAAAACGCCTAGGGGTCTAGAGGGAATGGTGTGGGACGCTCCCCTACCCCCCGTGCTGCATCCCCAATGGCAATCTAGGCCACAGGTTTTGAAGCCCCAGTCCCTCCATCTGTGGTGGGTTCTTTTGCCGCGCCATCAACCCCGGCAAGCAGTTCTCCGCCAGTATCTGCGCCTCTATCTGCCAGATCTAGACGAGGCGCCTCTGCCCACCACGGCTTCAGGAAAACCCTATTTACCCCAGTTGAACTTTAATTGGAGTCACTCCCAAGAGATTGCGCTCCTTGCTGTCAGTGGTGCATGGGCGGTGGGTGCTGATATAGAAGTGGTGCGCCCCCACCCCCATCGGCAGGCGATCGCGCGGCGTTTTTTTGGTGCTGGGCTGCAAACAGCTTTAGCGGCTGCGCCTGAGGAGGAGCGCGATCGGGTATTTCTATACGGGTGGACCTACTACGAAGCGTGGCTCAAAGCCCATGGCGGCTCGCTATGGCAGTTGCCACCAGCCCTAGAACCCCACTATGCCTATCGCTTTGGGGTTGGCGATCGCGCTGTGGCTACTGTTGTCACCCTTTGCCCTGATCCGCCCGATGTGCAGTTTTTCCGGCTGCCACCGCACAATTGCGCATAAAAAATGCTGATGAAATGCTCATAGGCTCTCGCTCCCCCGCGTAAGGAACAGTACGATCAATGAGACCGTCCAACCAGCAATAACTGCAGCAAGAACACAGCAGAGCCGTTTAGACGTTTTGAGGAGTTGACCGATGAAACGCTTGCAAAAACTGGGCTTAGGCATTTTAATGATGGCTTGTTTTGGTACGGCTGTCCCCCAGCCGGCTGAAGCAGGAATGTTTACCCAAACGGAGGTGGAGCAGTCGAACTATGTTGTCATGGCGGTTCCCATTGCCCGCGGGGGCTATCGTCTGTTAGTTGTGGAGCAAATCAAAAATACACGTCCCTGCTGGAGTGAATCTGGGAGCAATCCCATCGTTGTGGATCCCCTGTTGACCACCTTTGACTTTACGGGGATCTGTGGCCGTGCTACCGACAGCAATGGCTATTCCATTCGCGTTGCCCAGCAGGACTTAGGGTTGCAGTACAGCTTACGCATCGAGCAAGGCAACGGTGAACTCGTTCTTGTGGGCAGCAGCCACCGGGGTGGGCCTGCAATGGTGATTGGCCGCACCTATGGTATGCAAGAGGGGCAATTTCTGAAATTTATCTTGGAGCCGGGCTGGCGGCTAACCCGGCGTACCTACGAAGGGCGGGTTCTCGGCCATGTTTACTTCACAAACGATTCTTGGGAAGCGGCAACGGGTGCAGCCCCTGCCTCGGTGAGCAACCAAGAGGTACCCCCACCCGTGCCTGTCAGCAATAAAGTCAACCAATTACCGACGTCAGCTGCCCCGATCTCCATCCCTGTACCTAGCCCCCAAAGCTAAGCAACTTGGCGAAAATGCGCCAGAAACTCCTGATTGCCAGCAGGGCCTAAAAGGGGGGATGGGGTCAGCCCTAGGCACGTCCATCCTTGTTCTACCGCCGCTGCAATGACCTGAGCCACAGCGTCGCGCCGTGCTTGGTCATCGCGCACCACTCCCTTCTTGCCGAGGCGATCGCGCCCCACTTCAAACTGCGGCTTAATCAGCGCAATTAATTCTCGCGGGGGCAGCAATAGGTGCCAAAGAGCCGGTAGAACCTTGGTCAAGGAAATAAAGGAGACATCCACAACCCCCAGATCCGGACGCGGATCCTCAGGGGCATAGAGGTCTGCCGCAGTGAGATGGCGCAGATTTGTGCGCTCTTTAAGCACAAGCCGTGGGTCTTGGCGTAGTTGCCAAGCAACTTGGCCGTAGCCCACATCAACGCCATAGACCCGTTTTGCCCCTGCTTGCAGCAAACAGTCGGTAAAGCCGCCGGTTGAAATGCCGCCGTCAAGGCAGACGCGATCGCGCACCACGATGGCAAAGGTCTCTAGGGCATGGGCTAGTTTTTCACCCCCTCGCGACACGTAGGGGGATCGCGCCTTGATCTGAATTGTGGCATCGATCGCCACTAATGTGCCCGGCTTGTCAATGGGAACGTGGTTCACTTGCACGTCGCCCGCCCGAATCCAACGTTGTGCTTGTTGGCGGCTCTCGCACAGGTGCCGTTCTACCAAAAGGACATCGAGGCGTTCTTTTGCAGGGGTCATTGAGCGTTTTGGAGAAGGGCAAAGGAGAAGTACTGGTTCACATCCAGCGCCAGACCGCTAATGCTGGGCTGGCTAAAGAGGGTGGTTTGACTTTGCCACAACGGGATAAAGGCCACGGCCTCAGCATTTAGAACTTGCAGTTGGCGCAATAGCTCATCTCGCCGCTGGGGATTCGTTTCACGACGGCTGGCGGCAATGAGGGTATTGGCCTGGGGACTGTAAAAGAACGACCCCCAAGCGGCACTGGCACCACTGTCGCATCCCGCTGTGGTTGAACCGCGATCGCAGCTTAGAAATGGCTCTAAATAGTTATCGGGATCATAGAAATCCCCATACCAGTCCAGCATAACCAGCGGGTAAGCCCCCGTGTCCAGATTGCGGTAAATGGTGGCAGCGTCAGCACTGTCGAGTTGTACCCGCACGCGATCGCCCAAGTCGCGCTCTAAGGAAGCTTTGAGAACAGTAGCTGCCAAAACATTACTGGGAATGTTGGCGCGATACCAGAGGTTTACGACAAGGGGGTGTTCCGCCGTCACGGCAGCCGCCTCTAGCCACTGAGCCACTGTAGCGGGCTGACCGTCCCCGTAGCGATCGCGAAACACTGGCTCACTCACCGGAAATAAGGTAGGGACAAGGGAATAGAGCGGATCCACTGCCCCAGAAACACCCGTTCCTCCAGCCGTTGGCGATTGATGCTGGCCGCTAGCAGTTGCCGTGCCCCTAACTGATCCCAAGGGGGCTGCCGCAGGTTGAGGCTGAGCACCGTAATGGCATTTCCCTCGCCAGCGATCACCTGCCAGTGGTGGGTGCTGGCCTGCTCCGTGAGGGCGCGAATTTGATTCGGGTCCAAGGCTCCAGCGGCAATATCCACACTGCCCGTGCGAAAGGCATTGTAAAGATTGGCGCTACTGGAAAAGACTTGCAGGCGAATCCCTTGATTGCGAGGGGGATCACCCCAGTATTCCCTAAAGGGTTTGAGGTGCACCCCATCGGTGCCGTAGGCGGCTAATTGGTAAGGGCCTGTTCCCACAAACTGGTTGGGCAGAAAGCGATCCGCTGCCGCTGCGTAGGCCGTTGGCGAAATAGCACACAGGCCACTAAAGGCCAGTAGGTGGGGCAAGGCTACAAAGGGTTCCTTGAGTTGAATTTCAAGGAGATCCTCCCGCAGTGCCCGAATGGCCGCCACTCGCCCCGCCAACAGCGAGGAGGGTTGGCCACCACTGTCCATAAACCGTTGCAGCGAAAACACCATGGCCGCTGCATTAAAATCAGTACCATCGTGAAAGCGCACCCCCCGCCGCAGGGGAATCCGATAGGTTAGGCCATCCGCGCTGACCTCCGGTAACGCTGTTGCTAACTGAGGTACAAGTTCATGGCTGTTGGGGGCATAGGTATAAAGGCGATCGCCCATATTGTAAAGAAGTAACCCGGCAAGGGTTTCGTAGGCATCGGCAGGATCTAAGGTACGCAGGCGAGCCGTAGTGCCAATGACAATGGTGTCGCGCTCTGGAGTGCCCACGAGGCGATCGCCTCCACAGGCCCCCAAAAATATGGTGAAGAACAGCGCAAGGCCCAACCAAAAGAGTCGCTGCCAACAAGACCGAGACATCAACACCAAAAAAAACTTAGACGAAAGGGCGAGCGATGGGATTCGAACCCACGAATGGTGGAACCACAATCCACTGCCTTAACCTCTTGGCTACGCTCGCCATGCTTCTTAAGCTAGTCTTTGATTGTAACATTTTGGCTTTATATTTCTCCATGGCTCTGCCTCTTAATTCACGTTCTTACTATTCATGGTTAGCTGGGGGTGTTGCTCTCACCGCCGTGGCCGCCGGGGTCACCAACCCCACCCCTGCCGATTACCAGCGCCGTGCCACCACAGAAATTAATACGTTTCTGCTCACCCACGTGTGTCCGCAGTTGATGCAGCAAACGACGGCGATCGCGCCGTTAGTCATAGACACCTGCGAAGACTTAGAAGTGGGAGCGGCTGAGGAGATTGAGCGCTACATTGCTTACCATACTCGCGCCTATAATCTTGGGGTGGCCACCCTATTTGTGACCGAGTTACCGATCCAAACCGTTTGGAGCCTCGGTGCCTTTGGCCAGATTGTGCCCCTCCCCCTGAGCTAGCTACGGAACAGCCGACAGTACTGGGTTTCGTGCTGCATACTGGCCAAGGCCAAACCAAGGGTACAACTTCCTAAGTCATCATCCGTGCACTGCACACTCTGCTGCACAGCCGCACCTAACTCACCCTGAAGCTGCCGCAGGAGAACTTGCCCCGCCGTTTGTCCCAAGGGAATCAGTTTTACCCCAGCACCAATGAGGGTGCTCAACCAACTGTGGAGATACCCCAATACCGCCGTTTCCAGAGGAATGGCTGCCATGGCCGCAGCAATACTAAAGGCAATACTCGTATTCCACGGATAGGGATGCGCTGTGGGAAGTTCCGCCGGCAGGCGATCGCCCTCAAGGGTCTGTACCAGTTCCATCAACGCCGTCCCCATCTGCCAGTTCTGCGCCCGCAGTTCCTCAGTTTCCCGCGCCGCCGAAAGCCAGGCATTCCAGTACCGCAGCCGCTCTATATCGGTTGCCATAAACGCTCGATAGGCTCTGACCATCACCGCAGCCTCCAACTGGGCACTGCCCGCCCTCA harbors:
- a CDS encoding DUF4359 domain-containing protein, with amino-acid sequence MALPLNSRSYYSWLAGGVALTAVAAGVTNPTPADYQRRATTEINTFLLTHVCPQLMQQTTAIAPLVIDTCEDLEVGAAEEIERYIAYHTRAYNLGVATLFVTELPIQTVWSLGAFGQIVPLPLS
- a CDS encoding TlyA family RNA methyltransferase encodes the protein MTPAKERLDVLLVERHLCESRQQAQRWIRAGDVQVNHVPIDKPGTLVAIDATIQIKARSPYVSRGGEKLAHALETFAIVVRDRVCLDGGISTGGFTDCLLQAGAKRVYGVDVGYGQVAWQLRQDPRLVLKERTNLRHLTAADLYAPEDPRPDLGVVDVSFISLTKVLPALWHLLLPPRELIALIKPQFEVGRDRLGKKGVVRDDQARRDAVAQVIAAAVEQGWTCLGLTPSPLLGPAGNQEFLAHFRQVA
- a CDS encoding urease accessory protein UreF; translation: MLTDRSLLTLLQWVSPTLPIGGFNYSEGLETLVAQQQLTTANALKDWLTFELRAGSAQLEAAVMVRAYRAFMATDIERLRYWNAWLSAARETEELRAQNWQMGTALMELVQTLEGDRLPAELPTAHPYPWNTSIAFSIAAAMAAIPLETAVLGYLHSWLSTLIGAGVKLIPLGQTAGQVLLRQLQGELGAAVQQSVQCTDDDLGSCTLGLALASMQHETQYCRLFRS
- a CDS encoding 4'-phosphopantetheinyl transferase family protein, which gives rise to MVWDAPLPPVLHPQWQSRPQVLKPQSLHLWWVLLPRHQPRQAVLRQYLRLYLPDLDEAPLPTTASGKPYLPQLNFNWSHSQEIALLAVSGAWAVGADIEVVRPHPHRQAIARRFFGAGLQTALAAAPEEERDRVFLYGWTYYEAWLKAHGGSLWQLPPALEPHYAYRFGVGDRAVATVVTLCPDPPDVQFFRLPPHNCA
- a CDS encoding DUF3747 domain-containing protein codes for the protein MKRLQKLGLGILMMACFGTAVPQPAEAGMFTQTEVEQSNYVVMAVPIARGGYRLLVVEQIKNTRPCWSESGSNPIVVDPLLTTFDFTGICGRATDSNGYSIRVAQQDLGLQYSLRIEQGNGELVLVGSSHRGGPAMVIGRTYGMQEGQFLKFILEPGWRLTRRTYEGRVLGHVYFTNDSWEAATGAAPASVSNQEVPPPVPVSNKVNQLPTSAAPISIPVPSPQS